A section of the Enterococcus montenegrensis genome encodes:
- a CDS encoding cation:proton antiporter codes for MEFIGVLCLILASTTIASHFSRRIGIPAVIGQLLVGILLGNAALKWVHPDILVEDFSEIGVILLMFLAGIESDLSLLKKYFKPGMYVAILGILLPVILGTAGGTLFHISLSQSFFLGLILAATSVSISVEVLKELNVINTKEGSTILGASVVDDILVVLIVSLSMSLVGTSSSSNTSLGLMLLEQFLFFMGVFFLIRWGAPYLMELSKKLMAESSIIIVSLVLCLGMSYLADFIGLSSVIGAFFTGVAIGQTKVWQEVSRNIEAIGYAVFIPVFFVSIGLEISFVGIGSQLTLIIILTAIAIFSKLIGGFLGSKLVGFDNNSSLMVGSGMVSRGEMALIILQLGFQANMVAENYYSAFVLIILLTTLSSPFLLKYFTKKIYD; via the coding sequence ATGGAATTTATTGGGGTTTTATGTCTAATTTTAGCTAGTACAACAATTGCAAGTCATTTTTCAAGAAGAATAGGTATTCCAGCTGTAATTGGACAACTTCTAGTAGGAATTTTATTAGGCAATGCTGCTTTAAAATGGGTTCATCCAGATATTTTAGTAGAAGACTTTTCAGAAATTGGTGTCATATTGTTAATGTTTTTGGCTGGCATTGAAAGTGACTTATCTTTATTAAAAAAATATTTTAAACCGGGAATGTATGTGGCAATTTTAGGAATTTTATTACCTGTTATTTTAGGAACTGCTGGCGGAACACTTTTTCATATTTCCTTATCACAATCTTTTTTCTTAGGATTAATACTAGCTGCTACTTCTGTCAGCATCTCTGTTGAAGTATTAAAGGAATTAAATGTGATTAATACAAAAGAAGGTTCAACAATTTTGGGGGCTTCGGTAGTTGATGACATCTTAGTTGTACTGATTGTTAGCCTTAGTATGTCATTGGTTGGGACAAGTTCTAGCAGTAATACCTCGTTAGGTCTGATGTTATTAGAACAATTTCTATTTTTTATGGGAGTATTCTTTTTAATTCGTTGGGGTGCACCTTACTTAATGGAACTGAGTAAGAAATTAATGGCCGAGTCATCCATTATTATCGTTTCACTTGTTTTGTGTCTAGGAATGTCTTATTTAGCTGATTTTATTGGATTAAGCTCGGTCATTGGGGCTTTTTTTACGGGAGTAGCGATTGGACAGACAAAAGTTTGGCAAGAAGTTTCTCGTAATATTGAGGCAATTGGCTATGCCGTATTTATTCCAGTCTTTTTTGTTAGTATTGGTTTGGAGATATCTTTTGTTGGAATTGGATCACAGTTGACGTTGATCATAATTTTGACCGCGATTGCAATCTTTTCAAAACTTATTGGGGGCTTTCTTGGAAGCAAACTTGTGGGATTTGATAACAATAGTAGCCTCATGGTTGGCTCTGGCATGGTCTCAAGAGGTGAAATGGCATTGATTATCCTTCAATTAGGATTTCAAGCCAATATGGTAGCGGAAAATTATTATTCTGCCTTTGTCTTAATAATTTTATTAACGACACTTTCTTCGCCATTTTTACTAAAATATTTTACAAAAAAGATTTATGACTAG
- a CDS encoding RNA-directed DNA polymerase: MKSHDIRNLYNTIFDASFLVRYGYYDVKMKKIESDYIQDDEIEEHYGIPENFYLKLLSLQDLYQLLNAADLRSYYDFKEVKKNVDTEPIYFNIPKSNYARREYKMPNLFSYLQLCYFLEDHKEEFIEMFEKNVQSTSKYFNELDFDFKFTKKMEQRLLFGGSNILSLDLSNFYHTLYTHSIPWVIHGKQNSKSNRSGGFSNDLDSIIQKCQYGETHGIPTGSITSRLIAELYMCYVDKELMEKGHKYTRYVDDIKYSFSTDAEKEKFLMDFNSICREYNLILNDKKTEIHTFPFKNDRQKMEIFNYFDDLSNKSKVLVWKNKINDFIDFCISEEARGNKGAIKCVYSVVMNKFKYSKISSELLNQVLITRENVTKFNIYEKFLDTSLKDSRLSNKFITFTEQLIELRVNKEKLKSIVRAYFKENKALYRQKLNHCISNGWNQEVYQILLYSVIFDEKELIGKTSLKKFSKVI, translated from the coding sequence ATGAAAAGCCATGATATTAGAAATTTGTATAACACGATTTTTGACGCTTCTTTTTTAGTTAGATATGGATATTATGATGTTAAGATGAAAAAAATTGAATCTGATTATATTCAAGATGATGAAATAGAAGAACATTATGGTATCCCAGAAAATTTTTATTTGAAACTTTTAAGTTTACAAGATTTGTATCAGTTATTAAATGCAGCGGATTTGAGAAGCTATTATGATTTTAAAGAAGTAAAAAAGAATGTAGATACAGAACCAATTTATTTTAATATCCCTAAAAGCAACTATGCTAGAAGAGAGTACAAGATGCCTAATCTTTTTAGCTATTTGCAGCTGTGTTATTTCCTAGAAGACCACAAAGAGGAATTTATTGAGATGTTTGAGAAAAATGTGCAATCTACGTCTAAATATTTCAATGAACTAGACTTTGATTTTAAATTTACTAAGAAGATGGAGCAGAGACTCCTTTTTGGAGGAAGTAATATATTATCGCTAGATTTGTCAAACTTTTATCACACTCTTTATACACATAGTATTCCTTGGGTTATCCATGGAAAACAGAATTCTAAATCTAATAGAAGCGGGGGCTTCTCTAATGATTTAGATAGTATAATTCAAAAATGCCAGTATGGGGAGACTCATGGGATTCCAACAGGTAGCATAACTTCTAGATTAATAGCGGAGCTTTATATGTGCTATGTTGATAAAGAACTAATGGAAAAAGGGCATAAATACACAAGGTATGTGGATGATATAAAGTACTCCTTTTCAACGGATGCAGAAAAAGAGAAATTTCTTATGGATTTTAATTCAATTTGTAGAGAATATAATTTGATTTTAAATGACAAGAAAACAGAGATACATACTTTTCCATTTAAAAATGATAGACAAAAAATGGAGATATTTAATTATTTTGATGATCTTAGTAATAAATCTAAAGTTCTTGTTTGGAAAAATAAAATAAATGACTTCATAGATTTTTGTATCAGCGAAGAAGCGCGTGGTAATAAAGGAGCTATAAAATGTGTATATTCAGTAGTAATGAATAAATTCAAGTATTCAAAGATTTCTTCTGAATTGCTTAATCAAGTTCTTATTACTAGAGAAAATGTGACAAAGTTTAACATATATGAAAAATTCTTAGACACTTCATTGAAAGATTCAAGGTTATCAAATAAATTTATTACATTTACAGAACAACTGATTGAGCTTAGAGTCAACAAAGAGAAACTAAAAAGTATTGTCCGAGCTTATTTCAAAGAAAATAAAGCTCTGTATAGACAAAAATTAAATCATTGTATATCTAATGGTTGGAATCAAGAAGTGTATCAAATACTTCTCTATTCGGTGATATTTGATGAAAAAGAATTGATAGGCAAAACCTCCTTAAAAAAATTCTCCAAAGTAATTTAG
- a CDS encoding AAA family ATPase, with protein sequence MLNNLQSYTLKSFSDYSGPVDKFCQKNIIFGYNGCGKSSLAKGLVEQYGRLDNSRLFNREYVKNNLLIEDNDSKIQGVRAVFGEQQVSNAQQIKEIKDQLKDEKVYQTNIDASESKIRLLIDSKYDQKKGSLSINRKQRNIDIKRVIDLYQADIATAKKIQADENILIEYKGDKSLEKELLSIESIVIENIIFSDKDKLIVDDAASFLAQKFTDILIPSSIIVKWLNDGVNIHQKENQCQFCGGSIELDEIKQRVELYNSSEKQRATLAFLKAIETLNDWIEKIEKFNSKLVFLDKVLSTEKIETLITSLNNMVNKVNQVIEKFELKLQNIDDLVQINKEEIILIFNSAEQNYNEVITEIRNRKHELNTLINKQSVLVRGAIGLAIVQDKGIQMMLKQLEADKDEYNQVKKNNEATKQKIIDLETKSSNFSDFPKLVNTILENNEINLRLNLLTDKDKSYYWIGHSVTNEALSIEDISEGEKNLLALLFFFYELYEDEKQENLKQSIELIVLDDPISSLDDANRFFVIELVKQLLKESDPQVFVLTHVWNDFCQLTYGLPKNNSGIKVVEYYEVYKDIEAKSNLRVVNSAVKPYKKLFKEVYQLSRKIFLMN encoded by the coding sequence ATGCTTAATAACCTTCAATCGTATACTCTTAAGTCATTCTCAGACTATAGTGGACCAGTGGACAAATTTTGTCAAAAAAATATTATTTTTGGATACAATGGATGTGGAAAAAGTTCATTAGCTAAAGGGTTAGTTGAACAGTATGGTCGCTTGGATAATAGCCGACTTTTTAATAGAGAATATGTGAAAAATAATTTATTAATTGAAGACAATGATTCAAAAATTCAAGGTGTAAGGGCAGTTTTTGGTGAGCAGCAGGTTAGTAACGCACAGCAAATTAAAGAAATAAAGGATCAGCTGAAAGACGAAAAAGTGTATCAAACAAATATTGATGCATCGGAAAGTAAGATACGGCTACTAATTGACAGTAAGTACGACCAAAAAAAAGGTTCGTTATCGATAAATAGAAAACAGAGAAATATTGACATTAAGCGAGTTATTGATCTTTATCAAGCTGATATTGCAACAGCAAAAAAAATTCAAGCAGACGAAAATATTTTGATTGAGTATAAAGGCGATAAAAGTTTAGAAAAAGAATTATTAAGTATCGAATCCATAGTAATAGAAAATATAATATTTTCAGACAAAGACAAATTAATAGTTGACGATGCAGCTAGTTTTTTGGCTCAAAAATTTACGGATATACTAATTCCGTCTTCGATTATTGTTAAGTGGTTAAATGATGGTGTAAATATCCACCAGAAAGAAAATCAGTGTCAATTTTGTGGCGGCAGTATTGAACTAGATGAGATAAAGCAAAGAGTAGAGCTATATAACTCTAGTGAAAAGCAGAGAGCAACACTTGCATTTTTAAAAGCAATAGAAACTTTAAATGATTGGATAGAAAAAATTGAAAAGTTCAATAGTAAATTAGTTTTTCTAGATAAAGTTCTCTCGACAGAAAAAATAGAAACTTTAATAACTTCTTTAAATAATATGGTAAATAAAGTAAATCAAGTTATTGAAAAATTTGAACTAAAACTTCAAAACATAGACGATTTAGTTCAAATTAATAAAGAAGAGATCATTCTCATATTTAATAGTGCTGAGCAAAATTATAATGAGGTTATCACTGAAATACGGAATAGAAAACATGAACTTAATACATTGATAAATAAACAAAGTGTTCTTGTCAGAGGTGCAATTGGATTAGCTATTGTGCAGGATAAAGGAATACAAATGATGCTTAAACAACTCGAAGCTGATAAAGATGAATATAATCAGGTAAAAAAAAATAATGAAGCAACAAAGCAGAAAATTATTGATCTGGAAACTAAAAGTTCAAATTTTTCAGACTTTCCAAAATTGGTGAATACTATTCTAGAGAATAACGAAATTAATTTAAGGCTAAATTTATTAACTGATAAAGATAAATCATATTATTGGATTGGTCATTCAGTTACAAATGAGGCTCTTAGTATTGAAGACATAAGTGAAGGCGAAAAAAACTTATTAGCACTGTTGTTTTTCTTTTACGAATTATATGAAGATGAAAAACAAGAAAATCTAAAGCAGAGTATAGAATTGATAGTGTTGGATGATCCAATTTCAAGTTTAGACGATGCAAATCGCTTTTTTGTAATAGAACTCGTCAAACAGTTGTTAAAAGAAAGTGATCCTCAAGTTTTTGTACTAACTCATGTATGGAATGATTTTTGCCAATTGACTTATGGATTACCAAAAAACAATTCTGGAATAAAAGTTGTTGAGTATTACGAAGTATATAAGGACATAGAAGCGAAAAGTAATTTAAGGGTTGTAAATTCAGCAGTTAAACCGTATAAGAAACTATTTAAGGAAGTTTATCAATTATCAAGAAAAATTTTTCTGATGAATTGA
- a CDS encoding DsrE family protein, producing the protein MKVVFHVDEINKWQEATNNIYNLLKLRSDAKIVLLVNGSGIQSYQLKRAQTFITENPNVSFHACQNAMNAFHMLQDELPLGVEVVTAGVLDLIELQEQGYAYIKP; encoded by the coding sequence ATGAAAGTAGTATTTCATGTTGATGAGATAAACAAATGGCAAGAGGCAACAAATAATATTTACAATTTACTAAAGTTGCGCAGTGATGCCAAAATTGTCCTGCTCGTAAATGGAAGTGGCATTCAAAGCTATCAATTAAAACGTGCGCAAACTTTTATTACTGAAAATCCTAATGTATCTTTTCATGCCTGTCAAAATGCTATGAATGCTTTTCATATGCTACAAGATGAATTGCCACTGGGAGTGGAAGTTGTTACTGCTGGTGTTTTAGATTTAATCGAACTTCAAGAGCAGGGCTACGCTTATATAAAACCATAA
- a CDS encoding type IIG restriction enzyme/methyltransferase, with amino-acid sequence MAIKGLTLKESMNKNVQAIMPQEDEKKEFESKLISYIETLDSKKDESEEHQKNIISSFLKSVLPNNFINTSNRIDLAIYNGQDSNSTLGVTIETKRLSNLNEMMTTENLNTKAFQEAVSYYLFERTISENLEIKKSIITNGLSWFVIEAKELEKYFYNNKKLLSLYGKWQKKQLSSSNTDFLYTEVIRPEIDKAIDKGIAIAHFDLRDALASTKPITLKKHNLTQLYRFFSSENLLNKEIFTDSNKLNKAFYDELLYIMGLEEVKEGSSKVIKRFKPEKRQYASLVESTISRLDQNDVPEEEQYDNAVQLAVVWVNRILFLKLLESQLVAFNNDESFKFLTYDKIKTYGDLSDLFFGILAKRHEQRNPRLEEKFGYVPYLNSSLFEESELELNRDKGTTIDSLREEDIDIYSKTVLKGAGGKRKTGKLDFQQYLFEFLNSFDFSTTITGKVNSKNELINASVLGLIFEKINGYADGSFFTPGKITMYMSRKAIRTAVVDKINVVLGWKANNIQDIKSYINEIENIADRTAKRLEISNIIDTLKICDPAVGSGHFLVSVLNEIIALKSELRVLFDKEDQPLEINAYVTNDELVVQDSYGDNFSYHTKKKQTLKIQKSLFIQKQSIIENCLFGVDINPNSANICRLRLWIELLKNSYYDESGELVTLPNIDINIKVGDSLLHKFDLDFSFDMRKTIFKDYLQLVKSYKNTNNKRTKAEMFEKISKIKASFDDSATSPELKRLKKIQNELKSARVFDLFGDEKAEQERFNEVNKQLSLAQKDFDRAMQNPMFASGLEWRMEFPEILNEDGEFIGFDLVIGNPPYIFARNHSFSEDVKNYYSRTYRVSEYQANTYTLFIELAYKLMRKGGTFSFIIPNNFLTIQTNSKIREFISKETSDVVLINSLDKIFTDANVDNCIIFFKKKQPNWIEMVELKSQEFTTIGRVSSDFFGDIPIFSISMVKYSDVISAYKKIQTFPILNRPEIAKATTGIKAYQEGKGKPKQSAEDVENRIYDSKTQIDESYVRYLEGKDVKRYNLIWSNEWLKYGDHLAEPRYSVKFNEPRILIREILTLKNYAFEATYTDEYFINNISSLVVTNIQTNPYYLLALINSKPVSIWYYITFDKLSRKMFPRLQVKELKQFPIPDATDEQQKKLEIIVHRLMKESKKEKRDDYLISNLNTEIDEVVMELFKLTEDEKQSVREFEV; translated from the coding sequence ATGGCTATAAAAGGGCTCACATTAAAAGAAAGTATGAACAAAAATGTTCAGGCAATTATGCCACAGGAGGATGAAAAAAAAGAGTTTGAGAGCAAACTTATCTCATATATTGAAACACTGGATTCAAAGAAAGATGAATCAGAAGAGCATCAAAAAAATATTATCTCTAGTTTCCTAAAATCAGTCCTGCCTAATAACTTTATTAACACCAGTAATCGCATTGATCTTGCTATATATAATGGACAAGATAGTAATAGTACACTTGGGGTTACTATTGAAACAAAGCGATTGAGTAATCTTAACGAAATGATGACAACTGAAAATCTCAATACTAAAGCTTTTCAAGAGGCTGTTTCATATTATCTTTTTGAGCGTACTATTTCTGAAAACTTGGAGATTAAAAAGTCAATTATTACCAATGGTTTGTCATGGTTTGTTATTGAAGCAAAGGAACTTGAAAAATACTTCTACAATAATAAGAAGCTTTTGAGTTTATATGGAAAATGGCAAAAAAAACAACTGTCTAGCTCGAATACGGATTTTCTCTACACAGAGGTTATTAGACCGGAAATCGATAAAGCGATTGATAAAGGGATCGCTATTGCTCATTTTGATTTAAGAGATGCCTTGGCTTCAACTAAACCAATCACGTTAAAGAAACATAATCTTACACAGCTTTATCGTTTTTTCTCATCAGAGAATCTTTTAAATAAAGAAATTTTTACTGATTCCAATAAATTGAACAAAGCGTTTTATGATGAATTACTTTATATAATGGGGTTAGAAGAGGTAAAAGAAGGTTCATCAAAAGTTATTAAACGATTTAAACCGGAAAAAAGGCAGTATGCTTCTTTGGTGGAATCTACAATCAGTAGATTGGATCAAAATGATGTGCCTGAAGAAGAACAATATGATAATGCGGTTCAATTAGCAGTTGTATGGGTAAATCGAATTTTATTTTTAAAACTTCTGGAGTCTCAACTTGTTGCGTTCAATAATGATGAAAGCTTCAAATTTTTGACCTACGATAAAATTAAGACGTATGGTGATTTGAGTGATTTATTTTTTGGAATATTAGCTAAACGTCATGAACAGCGCAATCCAAGACTAGAAGAAAAGTTTGGATATGTACCATACCTGAACAGTTCCTTATTTGAAGAGAGTGAACTAGAACTTAACCGTGATAAGGGAACTACAATTGATAGCTTACGGGAAGAAGATATAGATATTTATAGTAAAACAGTTTTGAAAGGAGCTGGAGGAAAGCGTAAAACTGGGAAATTAGATTTTCAACAATATCTGTTCGAATTCTTGAATAGCTTTGATTTCTCAACGACGATTACCGGGAAAGTGAACTCAAAAAATGAATTGATAAATGCTTCAGTATTAGGATTAATTTTTGAAAAGATTAATGGATACGCAGATGGTTCATTTTTTACTCCCGGCAAGATCACAATGTATATGTCTAGGAAGGCTATACGAACCGCGGTAGTTGATAAAATCAATGTTGTTCTTGGCTGGAAAGCAAACAATATACAGGATATAAAAAGTTATATAAATGAAATAGAAAATATTGCTGATCGGACAGCAAAACGATTGGAAATATCTAACATCATTGATACGTTAAAAATATGTGATCCAGCAGTAGGTTCTGGTCACTTTCTTGTTTCGGTTCTAAATGAAATTATTGCATTAAAATCGGAATTACGTGTTCTTTTTGATAAGGAGGATCAACCCTTAGAGATTAATGCTTATGTAACCAACGATGAGCTGGTTGTTCAAGATAGCTATGGAGACAATTTTTCTTATCACACCAAAAAAAAGCAGACATTGAAGATACAAAAATCGTTGTTCATTCAAAAGCAATCTATTATCGAAAATTGTTTATTTGGAGTTGACATTAATCCAAACTCTGCCAATATATGTCGTCTACGTCTTTGGATTGAGCTATTGAAAAATTCTTACTATGATGAATCGGGAGAACTTGTGACGCTTCCCAATATTGACATTAATATTAAAGTCGGAGATAGTTTGCTTCATAAATTTGATTTAGACTTTAGTTTTGATATGCGTAAGACTATTTTTAAGGATTATTTACAACTTGTTAAAAGTTACAAAAATACAAATAACAAGCGAACAAAAGCAGAAATGTTTGAAAAAATTAGTAAAATCAAAGCTTCATTTGATGATTCGGCTACAAGTCCTGAGCTTAAAAGACTGAAAAAAATTCAAAATGAATTGAAGTCTGCTCGTGTATTTGATTTGTTTGGGGATGAAAAAGCTGAACAGGAAAGATTTAATGAAGTTAATAAGCAACTCTCATTAGCACAAAAGGATTTTGATAGAGCTATGCAAAATCCAATGTTTGCAAGTGGACTTGAATGGCGGATGGAATTTCCAGAAATTCTAAATGAAGATGGAGAATTTATTGGGTTTGACCTTGTTATTGGTAATCCACCTTATATTTTTGCTCGTAATCACTCATTTAGCGAAGATGTGAAAAATTATTATTCTAGGACATACAGAGTTAGTGAATATCAGGCCAACACGTATACACTCTTTATTGAGTTAGCATATAAATTGATGAGGAAAGGCGGGACGTTTAGTTTTATTATTCCAAATAATTTCTTGACCATTCAAACGAATTCAAAGATTCGCGAGTTCATATCTAAAGAGACTAGTGATGTTGTATTAATTAATTCCTTAGATAAAATCTTTACGGATGCTAATGTTGACAATTGCATTATTTTCTTTAAGAAAAAACAACCCAACTGGATTGAAATGGTAGAGCTTAAGTCTCAAGAGTTTACAACAATTGGAAGAGTTTCTTCAGATTTTTTTGGTGATATTCCAATTTTTAGTATATCAATGGTGAAATATTCAGATGTTATTAGTGCTTATAAAAAAATACAAACTTTTCCAATTTTAAATAGACCAGAAATTGCAAAGGCAACAACTGGTATTAAAGCCTATCAAGAGGGAAAAGGAAAACCAAAGCAATCTGCAGAAGATGTAGAAAACCGCATTTATGATTCGAAGACACAGATTGATGAATCATACGTCAGGTACCTTGAAGGGAAGGATGTCAAACGGTATAATTTGATTTGGAGTAATGAATGGCTAAAATATGGCGACCATCTGGCTGAACCAAGATATTCTGTTAAATTTAATGAACCAAGAATTTTAATACGTGAAATCTTAACTTTAAAAAACTATGCATTTGAAGCCACTTATACAGATGAATACTTTATTAATAACATTAGCTCTTTGGTTGTTACAAATATCCAGACAAATCCTTATTATTTACTTGCTCTAATCAACTCCAAACCTGTATCAATTTGGTATTATATAACTTTTGACAAACTATCAAGGAAAATGTTTCCTAGGCTACAAGTCAAAGAACTTAAACAATTTCCCATACCTGATGCGACAGATGAACAACAAAAAAAATTGGAAATTATTGTGCATCGTCTCATGAAAGAAAGTAAAAAAGAGAAAAGGGATGATTACCTAATTTCCAATCTTAACACTGAGATTGACGAGGTAGTTATGGAACTTTTCAAACTAACAGAAGATGAGAAACAAAGTGTTCGAGAGTTTGAAGTATAG